The following are encoded in a window of Periplaneta americana isolate PAMFEO1 chromosome 13, P.americana_PAMFEO1_priV1, whole genome shotgun sequence genomic DNA:
- the LOC138711950 gene encoding leucine-rich repeat transmembrane neuronal protein 4-like, which yields MTRFINIMKNAVRRFILIHAMMVTFCTQRVISSCPAECTCPNIKNDWNLTLIVQCKNRNLYYVPKTSSAPNVNILLLSYNRIHELNIHDFKGYVNVFKLDIRNSAVTSIHSLTFHEMKHLKSIDISNNNLGYISPRIFEENIELENVSLGNNPLSMIQSNSPILISNSITFLDLSRSKITKLYPESFSNLTSLKFLDLSSNRIKDISQDTAVSLLRNSQVNFNNNLFKCHPHFKRLVCSLYEKSGSQVSHLMCELKKGHRGVFSPSDQEKMCQKYISRSESPKYNETTSSVVETFFPIILLTTAVNHSDGSTLPMKYAPLENISVETSYNISAIEESSKDDSIPDHSSTKLFSFPTIPTPTTKATILSHDNMSSGFALIIIICIVSTILPLLCVILLYGRIKVKNNSSRKERDKFYWYNSERFLVYDKGAISDNSHNDE from the coding sequence ATTTATCAACATTATGAAGAATGCAGTGAGGAGATTTATCCTGATTCATGCAATGATGGTAACGTTTTGTACGCAACGTGTAATTTCTTCTTGTCCAGCAGAATGCACTTGTCCGAATATTAAAAATGACTGGAATCTAACTTTAATTGTTCAATGCAAAAACAGAAATCTCTATTACGTTCCAAAAACTTCATCTGCTCCCAATGTGAATATCCTACTACTATCCTACAACCGAATACACGAGCTGAATATTCATGATTTCAAAGGCTACGTCAATGTGTTCAAACTGGACATAAGAAACTCTGCAGTGACAAGCATTCATTCCTTGACATTTCATGAGATGAAACATCTGAAAAGTATCGACATCTCTAACAACAACTTAGGTTACATCTCGCCACGGATATTCGAAGAGAACATAGAACTGGAAAATGTGTCATTAGGCAATAATCCACTTTCAATGATACAATCGAACTCTCCGATCCTAATATCAAACTCAATCACATTTCTCGATCTCAGCCGCAGCAAAATCACAAAATTATATCCAGAAAGTTTTTCAAATCTCACTAGCTTAAAATTCTTGGATCTAAGTAGCAATCGTATAAAAGACATATCTCAAGACACCGCTGTGTCACTATTACGCAACAGTCAAGTCAACTTCAACAACAATTTATTTAAGTGTCATCCTCATTTTAAAAGACTTGTTTGTTCCTTGTATGAGAAGTCAGGTTCGCAAGTTTCTCACCTAATGTGCGAATTGAAAAAAGGGCACAGAGGAGTGTTCAGCCCTTCAGATCAAGAAAAAATGTGTCAAAAATATATCTCTAGATCAGAATCACCCAAGTATAACGAAACCACCTCATCAGTTGTAGAAACCTTCTTTCCCATTATCCTTCTAACTACCGCTGTTAACCATTCTGACGGATCAACACTACCTATGAAATACGCTCCACTGGAAAATATTTCTGTTGAAACTAGCTACAATATTTCAGCAATTGAAGAATCATCTAAAGATGATAGTATACCTGACCATTCCTCCACTAAACTCTTCTCGTTTCCAACCATACCTACACCAACTACTAAAGCAACAATTCTGAGCCATGACAATATGTCTAGTGGATttgcattaataattataatttgtattgtaTCGACCATTTTACCTTTGTTATGTGTGATTCTATTATACGGACGtataaaagtgaaaaataacTCAAGCAGAAAAGAAAGGGATAAATTCTATTGGTATAATTCAGAACGTTTCTTAGTCTATGATAAGGGTGCAATATCAGATAACTCTCACAATGACGAATAG